A window from Heterodontus francisci isolate sHetFra1 chromosome 4, sHetFra1.hap1, whole genome shotgun sequence encodes these proteins:
- the LOC137368720 gene encoding cortexin-3, translating into MRKRKFWDCSLQLSWTMDGEVFTSTLLPVRGAVHEGMALEQKTTFAVVIFLFIFLGILIVRCFRILLDPYRSMPTSTWADGLDGLEKGQFDYILA; encoded by the coding sequence ATGAGAAAGAGAAAATTCTGGGATTGTTCACTTCAACTCTCCTGGACAATGGACGGTGAAGTTTTCACTTCCACTCTGCTGCCAGTCCGAGGTGCGGTCCACGAGGGGATGGCTCTGGAGCAGAAAACCACTTTCGCCGTTGTTATCTTCCTATTCATCTTCTTGGGAATCCTCATTGTAAGGTGCTTCCGGATCCTTCTGGATCCGTACAGGAGCATGCCCACATCAACATGGGCAGACGGGCTGGACGGATTGGAGAAAGGACAGTTCGACTATATATTGGcctga